From Coffea arabica cultivar ET-39 chromosome 10e, Coffea Arabica ET-39 HiFi, whole genome shotgun sequence, one genomic window encodes:
- the LOC113711109 gene encoding NAC domain-containing protein 41 isoform X1 — protein sequence MEKPSAASAGGNNDNRGKRAPVEVPCGCRFDPTDEELMVYLRNKIMGGRDDLPDYISTADVFGTSPNQLPFDRCEYSAGKKWFFYTVGQNDDVFTGDGYWTPTSEEAICIDGQVDGYKKEFTYYCGTEHPGNRTNWYIHQFRLNPDVYGASAVGNNLDYKISSVVACMVFRKEAVVQSNRRKIKRKRKN from the exons ATGGAGAAACCATCAGCAGCTTCAGCAGGGGGAAATAACGATAATCGAGGAAAAAGGGCCCCTGTTGAAGTCCCTTGTGGATGTAGATTTGACCCAACCGATGAAGAATTGATGGTTTATCTGAGGAACAAAATTATGGGTGGTCGCGATGATTTGCCTGACTATATTTCCACCGCTGATGTTTTCGGAACAAGCCCTAATCAGCTCCCATTTG ATAGGTGCGAGTATAGTGCTGGAAAGAAATGGTTTTTTTATACCGTAGGGCAAAATGACGATGTGTTCACTGGAGATGGTTATTGGACCCCTACATCTGAAGAAGCTATCTGCATTGATGGTCAAGTAGATGGTTACAAGAAAGAATTCACGTACTATTGTGGAACGGAACATCCTGGGAATAGAACCAATTGGTACATACACCAATTCAGGCTAAATCCAGACGTGTATGGAGCAAGTGCAGTTGGCAATAATCTTGACTATAAG ATATCAAGTGTTGTAGCCTGCATGGTATTCCGTAAGGAAGCCGTAGTGCAATCGAATCGCAGAAagataaaaagaaagagaaagaactaG
- the LOC113711109 gene encoding NAC domain-containing protein 41 isoform X2, translating to MEKPSAASAGGNNDNRGKRAPVEVPCGCRFDPTDEELMVYLRNKIMGGRDDLPDYISTADVFGTSPNQLPFGQNDDVFTGDGYWTPTSEEAICIDGQVDGYKKEFTYYCGTEHPGNRTNWYIHQFRLNPDVYGASAVGNNLDYKISSVVACMVFRKEAVVQSNRRKIKRKRKN from the exons ATGGAGAAACCATCAGCAGCTTCAGCAGGGGGAAATAACGATAATCGAGGAAAAAGGGCCCCTGTTGAAGTCCCTTGTGGATGTAGATTTGACCCAACCGATGAAGAATTGATGGTTTATCTGAGGAACAAAATTATGGGTGGTCGCGATGATTTGCCTGACTATATTTCCACCGCTGATGTTTTCGGAACAAGCCCTAATCAGCTCCCATTTG GGCAAAATGACGATGTGTTCACTGGAGATGGTTATTGGACCCCTACATCTGAAGAAGCTATCTGCATTGATGGTCAAGTAGATGGTTACAAGAAAGAATTCACGTACTATTGTGGAACGGAACATCCTGGGAATAGAACCAATTGGTACATACACCAATTCAGGCTAAATCCAGACGTGTATGGAGCAAGTGCAGTTGGCAATAATCTTGACTATAAG ATATCAAGTGTTGTAGCCTGCATGGTATTCCGTAAGGAAGCCGTAGTGCAATCGAATCGCAGAAagataaaaagaaagagaaagaactaG